Proteins encoded together in one Chryseobacterium sp. G0201 window:
- a CDS encoding FtsL-like putative cell division protein produces the protein MAKRTTTNRPQKRLTFIDIIKGNFLNRDEIKVHYKYFLLLFILMMAMIYSNHLVNKKIKIVNALKEETEEYKSRNAYAQSKLIKVKMESQLGKEVARDSLMTLENHPHKLLIKLDSTDAKAK, from the coding sequence TTGGCAAAAAGAACAACAACAAATCGCCCTCAGAAGAGATTAACTTTTATAGATATTATAAAAGGTAATTTCCTGAATCGTGATGAGATCAAAGTACATTACAAGTATTTTCTCTTGTTGTTTATCTTAATGATGGCCATGATTTACAGTAATCATCTCGTCAATAAGAAAATTAAAATTGTCAACGCCTTAAAAGAAGAAACAGAAGAATATAAATCTCGAAACGCTTACGCACAAAGTAAGCTGATTAAAGTAAAAATGGAATCTCAATTGGGAAAAGAAGTTGCCCGGGATTCCTTGATGACACTGGAAAACCATCCTCACAAATTATTAATAAAATTGGATAGTACAGATGCAAAAGCAAAATGA
- a CDS encoding DUF6232 family protein: MEAQIQNETTFYQDNSVTVTQSRYVTHSKTYAMRNISSVHIFEIIKSKNKAFFTALFGVIFLFSKDVFWVGLIIIALGIWWFVSIKNEYAVRISTNSGEANSIISKDRKYIQKIVNALNDAIVHRG; this comes from the coding sequence ATGGAAGCTCAAATTCAAAACGAAACCACATTCTATCAGGATAATTCTGTTACAGTTACACAATCCAGATATGTAACACATTCAAAAACTTATGCGATGAGAAACATTTCTTCAGTTCATATTTTTGAAATTATTAAGAGTAAAAACAAAGCATTTTTCACGGCTCTTTTCGGGGTAATTTTTCTTTTTTCAAAAGATGTTTTTTGGGTGGGATTAATAATTATTGCTTTGGGAATTTGGTGGTTTGTTTCCATAAAAAATGAATATGCTGTAAGAATAAGCACCAATTCCGGAGAGGCTAACAGTATTATTTCAAAGGATAGAAAATATATTCAAAAAATCGTAAATGCTCTGAATGACGCAATCGTTCATCGAGGATAA
- the yihA gene encoding ribosome biogenesis GTP-binding protein YihA/YsxC, with protein sequence MVIKTAEFVKSSGKWQECPEPTIPEYAFIGRSNVGKSSLINAMLNRKDLAKTSGTPGKTQLINHFIINEDWYLTDLPGYGYAKVSKVMRRDFEKLINNYILNRKNLVNLFVLIDSRHSPQKIDLEFIEWCGESGVPFSIVFTKVDKLKPNIAIKNVEDYRNELYKTWEDLPEIYVTSAEKKEGCDEILDFIQTTNEFLKNNSVNFDE encoded by the coding sequence ATGGTTATTAAAACAGCAGAGTTTGTAAAGAGTAGCGGAAAATGGCAGGAATGTCCGGAACCGACGATCCCAGAATATGCTTTTATAGGAAGATCAAATGTTGGGAAATCTTCATTGATCAATGCAATGCTGAACAGGAAAGATTTGGCGAAAACTTCGGGAACCCCAGGGAAAACTCAGCTTATTAATCATTTTATCATAAATGAAGACTGGTATCTTACTGATTTACCGGGATATGGTTATGCTAAGGTTTCAAAAGTGATGAGAAGGGATTTTGAGAAACTGATTAATAATTATATTTTAAATAGAAAGAATCTTGTGAATCTTTTTGTCTTGATCGATTCAAGACACAGTCCACAGAAAATAGATCTTGAATTTATTGAATGGTGTGGTGAAAGCGGAGTTCCGTTTTCGATTGTTTTCACTAAAGTTGATAAACTGAAACCGAATATCGCCATAAAAAATGTAGAAGATTACAGGAATGAGCTTTATAAGACTTGGGAAGATCTTCCGGAAATATATGTGACTTCTGCTGAAAAGAAAGAAGGATGCGACGAAATTCTGGATTTCATACAAACCACCAATGAATTTTTAAAAAATAACAGTGTAAATTTCGATGAGTAA
- a CDS encoding response regulator — protein MFKKILISEDHESISISVQKTLEELNVPTVDYVSYCDDALAKVQKSIRENDTYDLLITDLYYEEDHRQQNIKDGIELVRQLREIQPSLNVIVFSAEHRSGVIDSLFTESKINGYVRKARNDSKELKKAIASVYVNENYLSLDLKQEVKKLNNYEFSAYDITLVSLLSQGVLQKNIPVYLQNNDIRPNSLSSVEKRLNSLKEALEVTSNEQLVAFCKDLGII, from the coding sequence ATGTTCAAAAAAATTTTAATATCCGAAGACCACGAAAGCATCAGTATTTCTGTACAAAAAACGCTTGAAGAATTGAATGTTCCAACTGTTGATTACGTCTCGTATTGTGATGATGCTTTAGCCAAAGTTCAAAAATCTATCCGCGAAAATGACACTTACGACCTCTTGATCACCGATCTTTATTACGAAGAAGATCATCGCCAACAAAACATTAAAGACGGAATAGAATTAGTGCGACAATTACGGGAAATTCAACCTTCATTAAATGTGATTGTTTTTTCCGCCGAGCACAGATCCGGAGTTATTGATTCTCTTTTCACAGAATCTAAAATTAACGGCTATGTTCGTAAGGCGAGAAATGACTCAAAAGAGTTAAAAAAAGCTATCGCATCCGTTTATGTTAATGAAAATTACTTGTCATTAGACCTTAAACAAGAGGTAAAAAAACTGAATAATTATGAATTTTCTGCTTATGACATTACTTTAGTCTCTCTCCTATCACAGGGAGTTTTGCAAAAAAACATTCCGGTATATCTTCAAAATAACGACATCAGACCTAACAGTTTAAGTAGTGTTGAAAAAAGATTAAACAGTTTAAAAGAAGCCTTAGAAGTCACCAGCAATGAGCAGTTGGTTGCTTTTTGTAAGGATTTGGGAATTATTTAA
- a CDS encoding YegP family protein → MGKFIITKRRNDEYQFNLKAGNDETILTSEGYKTKANCKAGIDSVKINAPYDHRYDRRTATNGQYYFNLKAGNGEIIGTSEMYNSILARENGIESVKTNAPTAEIVDLTGE, encoded by the coding sequence ATGGGAAAATTTATTATTACAAAAAGAAGAAATGATGAATATCAATTCAATCTGAAAGCTGGAAATGACGAAACAATCTTAACAAGTGAAGGCTACAAAACCAAGGCAAATTGTAAAGCAGGAATTGATTCTGTAAAAATCAATGCTCCGTATGACCATCGTTACGACAGAAGAACTGCAACAAATGGACAATACTATTTCAATTTAAAAGCAGGAAACGGTGAGATTATAGGAACTAGTGAAATGTACAACTCAATCTTAGCCAGAGAAAACGGAATAGAATCCGTAAAAACAAATGCTCCAACTGCAGAAATTGTTGATCTAACCGGAGAATAA
- the rsmH gene encoding 16S rRNA (cytosine(1402)-N(4))-methyltransferase RsmH produces MYHNPVLLKQSVDDLVTNPDGTYVDCTFGGGGHSKEILSRLSDKGKLYGFDQDLDALKNTIDDPRFTLINQNFRFLENSLLMYGVSQVDGVLADLGVSSHQFDEAERGFSTRSNAPLDMRMNVMQGLDAKRVINDYEEEQLANIFYYYGELRESRKLARDIVHHRKIKTINTTEDLKKLFNFLPPHKINKFYAQLFQAIRIEVNQELEVLKEMLVQAYNVLRPDGRLVVISYHSLEDRLVKRFLKNGMFEGEPQRDIYGNYKKAFELVKSKAIIPDDKEIEENSRARSAKMRTGIKV; encoded by the coding sequence ATGTATCATAACCCCGTTTTGTTGAAGCAAAGTGTTGATGATTTGGTGACGAATCCAGACGGAACATACGTGGACTGTACTTTTGGTGGCGGTGGTCACTCAAAAGAAATACTGAGCAGACTTTCCGATAAGGGAAAACTGTACGGTTTTGACCAAGATTTAGACGCACTTAAAAATACAATTGATGATCCGAGATTTACTCTGATCAATCAGAATTTCAGATTCTTAGAAAACTCCTTATTAATGTATGGAGTTTCTCAGGTTGATGGAGTTCTTGCCGACCTTGGAGTATCTTCTCATCAGTTCGATGAAGCTGAAAGAGGATTTTCCACAAGAAGCAATGCTCCTTTGGACATGAGAATGAATGTAATGCAGGGTCTTGACGCTAAAAGAGTCATCAACGATTACGAAGAAGAGCAGTTGGCTAATATTTTTTATTACTATGGCGAATTAAGAGAATCTAGAAAATTAGCTAGAGACATCGTTCACCACAGAAAAATTAAAACCATCAATACAACGGAAGATTTGAAAAAGCTTTTCAATTTTCTTCCGCCGCATAAGATCAATAAATTTTATGCACAGCTTTTCCAGGCGATAAGAATTGAGGTAAATCAGGAATTGGAAGTTTTGAAAGAAATGCTTGTTCAGGCATACAATGTTTTAAGACCCGATGGAAGACTGGTAGTAATTTCTTATCACTCTCTGGAAGATCGTTTGGTAAAAAGATTTTTGAAAAACGGAATGTTTGAAGGCGAACCCCAAAGAGACATTTACGGAAATTATAAAAAAGCATTCGAATTGGTTAAGAGCAAAGCAATCATCCCCGATGACAAGGAAATTGAAGAAAACTCAAGAGCCAGAAGTGCTAAAATGAGAACAGGAATAAAAGTATAA
- a CDS encoding tetratricopeptide repeat-containing sensor histidine kinase gives MKYTLLIILLIVLFSCKKDNKTKESELSTNSFFEKAKEYSKKNITDSAFYNFNLAKNSFLDNKDSIGAARALANMAQIQTSKGDFFGSIKTSLESNKFLKDEKDVIVTKTLTSNYNNMAIASNNLKVFDSAYIYYEKALRYVDNNEDKYICYNNIGDVLISKGNLKLAKEYLKKAILTDNSSNYSRAVNNYAKAKYLYDKNYNPLPEFFQALEIREKTNDEWGKNSSFETLSEYYLNRDKNLSLNFAKKMLQSAIKNKSIDDQIIALQKIIKLDPKNYLENFQRFDFISDSIQTARSRDKNQFAVVRYDLEAKNADNQKLKSKSFKQDIGISTLVIILIGGLFWYRKRKKRLQQENELKIKNNQLKLSKKVHDVVANGIYQVITKIENQENIDKNEMLDELEFVYEKSRDISYEKIDAQEKDEDFSKKISKLIATFKNETVNTYVAGNDETIWKEVKPSAQEEVYQIIRELLVNMKKHSQADRVVLKFERINNFITIHYTDNGVGISGELIYKNGLTSTVSRIENVRGEIIFDTEIEKGLKITISFPI, from the coding sequence ATGAAATACACGCTATTGATTATTTTATTGATAGTCTTATTTTCCTGTAAAAAAGACAATAAAACAAAAGAATCAGAACTTTCCACCAACTCCTTTTTTGAAAAAGCAAAAGAGTATAGTAAAAAAAATATTACTGATTCGGCTTTTTATAATTTCAATTTAGCAAAGAATTCTTTTTTAGACAATAAAGATTCAATTGGTGCCGCAAGAGCTTTAGCTAACATGGCACAAATTCAAACAAGTAAAGGTGATTTTTTTGGATCAATCAAGACTTCACTAGAGTCAAATAAATTCCTTAAAGACGAAAAAGATGTTATTGTTACAAAAACATTAACATCAAATTATAATAATATGGCTATTGCATCTAATAATCTTAAGGTTTTTGACAGTGCATATATCTATTATGAAAAAGCCTTAAGATATGTCGATAATAACGAAGATAAATATATATGCTATAATAATATTGGTGACGTTTTAATAAGTAAAGGAAATTTAAAACTTGCTAAAGAATATTTAAAAAAAGCCATTTTAACGGATAACAGTTCTAATTATTCAAGAGCAGTTAACAATTACGCGAAAGCTAAATATCTTTACGATAAAAACTACAACCCATTACCTGAATTTTTCCAAGCACTAGAAATTCGAGAAAAGACAAATGACGAGTGGGGAAAAAATTCCAGCTTTGAAACCTTATCTGAATATTATTTAAATAGAGATAAAAATCTATCCCTGAATTTTGCAAAAAAAATGCTTCAGTCTGCTATCAAAAATAAAAGTATTGATGACCAAATAATTGCTTTACAGAAAATTATAAAGTTAGATCCTAAAAATTATCTGGAAAACTTTCAAAGATTTGATTTTATTAGTGACAGTATTCAGACAGCAAGAAGTAGAGATAAAAATCAATTTGCTGTCGTAAGGTATGATTTGGAAGCAAAAAATGCTGATAATCAAAAATTAAAATCAAAAAGTTTTAAACAAGATATTGGTATTTCCACTTTAGTAATAATATTAATCGGTGGTTTATTCTGGTACAGAAAAAGAAAAAAACGCCTTCAACAAGAAAACGAATTAAAAATAAAAAACAACCAACTCAAGCTCTCCAAAAAAGTACACGATGTCGTTGCCAACGGCATTTATCAGGTAATAACCAAAATCGAAAATCAGGAAAATATTGATAAAAATGAAATGCTGGATGAGTTGGAATTCGTCTATGAAAAATCAAGAGATATTTCTTATGAAAAAATAGATGCACAAGAAAAGGACGAAGATTTCAGCAAGAAAATATCAAAGCTTATCGCCACCTTTAAAAATGAAACAGTAAATACCTACGTCGCCGGAAATGATGAGACAATTTGGAAAGAGGTAAAACCATCAGCTCAGGAAGAGGTTTATCAGATTATTAGAGAGCTTTTGGTCAATATGAAAAAGCACAGTCAGGCGGACAGAGTTGTATTAAAATTTGAAAGAATAAATAATTTTATCACAATTCATTACACAGACAATGGTGTAGGCATCTCTGGAGAATTAATTTATAAAAATGGGCTCACGAGTACGGTTTCCCGTATTGAGAATGTCCGCGGAGAAATTATTTTTGATACCGAAATCGAAAAAGGATTGAAGATCACCATTTCATTTCCTATTTAA
- a CDS encoding metallophosphoesterase family protein, translating into MNRGIFSLLLFTFTLFSAQQKPVQIAFLSDVHFQDLYGSFSDNNFKGIINPKTGKPTILRTMDSQLHSTRIFNENYFAFLKALDDIAAKGIKIVAMPGDFSDDGQAYNLRGLHTILDQYHKKYGIDFYLTTGNHDPVGPFRQDAGKDDFLGEDGNPLGIYSKENLGKTKNKIITEDIAESGYVEILDELKAFGFYPKKENLYWSTPFDHDSYKNYSFEKAIQNADYSKRMYDVAKDFSVPDLSYVVEPMKGVWMIAIDGNTYIPKNLNSNPNDPTNYRGASIGYNNVLTNKKHLIQWIKKITQEAKTNGKTVIAFTHYPMIDFNDGATHEIKNLLGEKKWQLERVPDEEVAKAFAETGLQIHFAGHMHINDTGIRKMGEKILVNVQVPSLAAYLPSYKILTIHSPEKMEVQTEVLNDVHRFDELFPLYEKEFEALSQNKNATLWNKDILKTKSYHDFMLFHLKELVRLRMIPDDWPKEFMEKAKSLNGEDLLLMSQNSGSEVKQTGIDSKSFKQWSFEDLLFDLYKFQSADELAKKDIPEERLQQYQTLEKFFKTNQSQDPFIIQLKSVFKILSLLSNGDPADHFEIDLKKQEIKRL; encoded by the coding sequence ATGAACAGAGGAATATTTTCACTTTTACTTTTTACGTTTACTCTATTTTCGGCACAGCAAAAACCTGTACAAATTGCATTTCTTTCCGATGTGCATTTTCAGGATTTGTATGGAAGCTTTTCGGATAACAATTTTAAAGGAATTATCAATCCTAAAACAGGAAAACCCACCATTCTGAGAACGATGGATTCGCAATTGCATTCCACGAGAATTTTTAATGAAAATTATTTTGCCTTTCTGAAAGCATTAGATGATATTGCAGCAAAGGGTATTAAAATAGTCGCCATGCCCGGAGATTTTTCGGATGATGGACAAGCCTACAATCTGCGCGGTCTTCATACAATATTAGATCAGTATCATAAAAAGTATGGAATTGATTTTTACTTAACCACAGGAAACCACGATCCTGTTGGCCCGTTTCGGCAGGATGCCGGAAAAGATGATTTTTTAGGAGAGGACGGGAATCCGCTAGGAATTTACAGCAAAGAAAATCTTGGGAAAACAAAGAATAAAATCATTACAGAAGACATTGCAGAATCGGGATATGTAGAAATTTTGGATGAATTAAAAGCTTTCGGTTTTTATCCCAAAAAAGAAAATCTATACTGGAGTACACCTTTTGATCACGATTCTTACAAAAATTATTCATTCGAAAAAGCCATACAAAATGCGGATTATTCCAAAAGAATGTATGACGTTGCGAAAGATTTTTCTGTTCCTGATCTGAGTTATGTCGTTGAACCGATGAAAGGAGTTTGGATGATCGCCATCGACGGAAATACTTATATTCCTAAAAACCTCAACTCAAATCCAAATGATCCTACAAACTATCGTGGCGCAAGTATAGGTTACAATAATGTATTGACCAATAAAAAGCATCTGATTCAGTGGATTAAAAAAATTACGCAAGAAGCAAAAACTAACGGAAAAACGGTCATTGCATTTACCCATTATCCAATGATTGATTTTAATGATGGCGCAACTCATGAAATTAAAAATTTGTTAGGCGAAAAAAAATGGCAATTAGAAAGAGTTCCGGACGAAGAAGTTGCAAAAGCTTTTGCTGAGACAGGATTGCAAATACATTTTGCCGGACATATGCACATCAATGATACAGGAATTCGAAAAATGGGAGAGAAAATATTGGTCAATGTTCAGGTTCCGTCATTGGCGGCCTATTTACCGAGTTATAAAATTCTGACAATCCACTCTCCTGAAAAAATGGAGGTGCAAACGGAAGTTTTAAATGATGTTCATAGGTTTGACGAATTATTTCCTTTGTATGAAAAAGAATTTGAAGCATTAAGTCAAAACAAAAATGCAACACTTTGGAATAAGGATATTTTGAAAACAAAATCCTATCATGATTTCATGCTGTTTCATTTAAAAGAATTGGTTCGTTTGAGAATGATTCCGGATGATTGGCCTAAAGAATTTATGGAGAAAGCAAAATCTTTAAATGGGGAAGATTTACTTTTAATGTCACAAAATTCAGGCTCAGAAGTAAAGCAAACAGGAATTGATTCAAAATCATTCAAACAATGGAGTTTTGAAGATTTGTTATTTGATCTGTATAAGTTCCAATCAGCAGATGAATTGGCAAAAAAAGATATTCCAGAAGAAAGATTACAACAATATCAAACATTGGAAAAATTCTTTAAAACCAATCAATCTCAAGATCCTTTCATCATACAATTAAAATCGGTCTTCAAGATTCTTTCTTTACTGTCAAACGGAGATCCGGCAGATCATTTTGAGATAGATTTGAAAAAACAAGAAATAAAGAGGTTATAG
- the mraZ gene encoding division/cell wall cluster transcriptional repressor MraZ: MKNFIGTYECKIDDKGRLKVPSSLIKQMEDFDDKAFVVKRSVFQTCLEVYPMNAWDKLMGKINKLNRFIKKNADFIRMFTAGVKTVELDNAGRLQISKDLTHFANLHKDIVITSAGELFEIWDKDAYEKVISTNEEDFASLAEDVMGSLDEE; this comes from the coding sequence ATGAAAAATTTCATTGGAACATATGAGTGTAAAATTGACGACAAAGGCCGTTTAAAAGTTCCTTCATCTCTGATCAAACAGATGGAAGACTTTGATGACAAGGCGTTTGTAGTCAAAAGATCTGTGTTCCAAACTTGTCTGGAAGTTTACCCTATGAATGCTTGGGATAAATTGATGGGCAAGATTAATAAATTAAACAGATTCATTAAAAAGAATGCTGATTTCATTAGAATGTTTACGGCAGGAGTAAAAACTGTAGAATTGGACAATGCCGGTAGATTACAGATTTCAAAAGACCTGACGCATTTTGCAAATCTTCATAAAGATATTGTGATTACCAGCGCCGGAGAATTATTTGAAATTTGGGACAAAGATGCTTACGAAAAAGTAATCTCTACCAACGAAGAAGATTTTGCAAGCCTTGCTGAAGACGTGATGGGCTCTTTAGATGAAGAATAA
- a CDS encoding alpha/beta fold hydrolase produces the protein MIFSTKKEKKYTFVEAGEGHPLVLLHGLMGGLSNFDKMVNFFSERGFKVYVPQLPIYDLPVLNTNLTTLAKYIIKFIESHIEGPVTIVGNSMGGHIGLILTLARPDLVNNLVLTGSSGLYERTFGDSFPRKNDKSYIRKKTEEVFYDPAVATEDLVDEVFGVVNDRMKGIKTVMLARSAIKHNMLHDLPKILTPTCLIWGKQDNVTPPEVAIDMNKFIPNSDLFWIDKCGHAAMMEKPDEFNEILYSWLKDKV, from the coding sequence ATGATATTTAGTACAAAAAAAGAAAAGAAATATACCTTTGTAGAGGCGGGAGAAGGACATCCATTAGTGTTATTGCACGGTTTAATGGGTGGTTTGAGCAATTTCGATAAGATGGTGAATTTTTTTTCAGAGAGAGGATTTAAGGTCTATGTACCTCAACTGCCGATCTACGATTTACCGGTGCTCAATACTAATCTTACCACATTAGCAAAATATATTATAAAGTTTATAGAGAGTCATATCGAAGGACCTGTAACCATTGTTGGAAACTCAATGGGAGGTCACATTGGGCTTATACTAACTTTGGCAAGACCGGATCTGGTCAATAATTTGGTTTTAACCGGGAGTTCCGGATTATACGAAAGAACATTCGGAGACAGTTTTCCAAGAAAAAATGACAAATCATATATAAGGAAGAAAACTGAAGAGGTTTTTTATGACCCTGCTGTGGCAACTGAAGATCTTGTAGACGAGGTTTTTGGGGTGGTGAATGACAGAATGAAGGGAATAAAAACCGTAATGCTGGCAAGAAGTGCCATCAAACACAATATGTTGCATGATCTTCCTAAGATTTTAACCCCGACTTGTTTGATCTGGGGAAAACAGGACAATGTAACACCTCCGGAAGTTGCGATTGATATGAACAAATTTATCCCTAATTCAGACCTGTTCTGGATTGATAAATGTGGACACGCAGCAATGATGGAAAAACCAGACGAGTTCAATGAGATTCTCTACAGTTGGTTAAAAGATAAAGTTTAA
- a CDS encoding phosphatidylinositol-specific phospholipase C1-like protein, with translation MKKAAFIALYLSSLNLFWSQFQNLNDLKINEIQVIGSHNSYKKAILPEVYSYLSKKDSMNFLPRIQYEHIPIPQQLDLGLRNLEIDVYADSKGGKYAHPKILDLVKTTQPFDPEGKMKKPGYKMIHITDIDYQTWYYTLEDCLKDLKKWSDAHPDHDPVFITLEPKDGKANKFGTEPEHYTSKLFDDLDNELKKYLGKNKIITPDDIRGSYKTLNEAVLHKNWPTVKDAKRKFLFVLDNNSENRDIYMEGHPSLKGRMVFTNSAPGTPESAVLFMNDPSPNINDLVKQGYIIRTRADADTMEARKEDYSRFEKAKESGAQVITTDYYQPSKLFKSTYKISFDNNTYERKNPVTGK, from the coding sequence ATGAAAAAGGCAGCTTTTATAGCTTTATATTTATCTTCTTTAAACCTATTTTGGTCACAATTTCAAAATCTTAATGATTTAAAAATTAATGAAATTCAGGTAATTGGCTCTCACAATTCTTATAAAAAGGCGATTCTTCCGGAAGTTTACAGTTATTTATCTAAGAAAGATTCTATGAATTTTCTTCCAAGAATTCAATATGAACATATCCCAATACCTCAACAATTAGATTTAGGATTAAGAAATTTAGAAATTGATGTATATGCAGACAGCAAAGGCGGAAAATATGCGCATCCGAAGATTTTAGACCTTGTCAAAACAACACAACCATTCGATCCGGAAGGGAAAATGAAGAAGCCGGGATATAAAATGATTCACATAACGGATATTGATTATCAGACTTGGTATTACACGCTGGAAGATTGCTTAAAAGATCTGAAAAAATGGTCTGATGCACATCCTGATCACGATCCTGTTTTTATCACGCTTGAACCAAAAGATGGAAAAGCCAATAAATTTGGGACAGAACCGGAACATTATACTTCAAAACTGTTCGATGATCTGGATAATGAGTTGAAAAAATATTTAGGGAAAAATAAAATTATAACTCCGGACGACATTCGTGGTTCTTATAAAACGTTGAACGAAGCGGTTTTACATAAAAATTGGCCAACTGTAAAAGATGCTAAAAGAAAATTCCTTTTTGTACTCGATAACAACAGTGAAAACAGAGATATTTATATGGAAGGACATCCTTCTTTAAAAGGAAGAATGGTTTTCACGAATTCGGCTCCCGGAACGCCTGAGTCTGCAGTTTTATTTATGAATGATCCGAGTCCGAACATTAATGATCTCGTAAAACAAGGCTACATTATCCGAACCAGAGCTGACGCCGATACGATGGAGGCAAGAAAAGAGGATTATTCGAGATTTGAAAAAGCAAAAGAAAGCGGTGCGCAGGTGATCACAACAGATTATTATCAGCCGAGTAAGCTTTTTAAGTCAACTTATAAAATTAGTTTTGATAACAATACATATGAAAGGAAAAATCCTGTCACCGGAAAATAA
- a CDS encoding GNAT family N-acetyltransferase — translation MSNIIWKIKTFEEFTVPELYNLLKARSEVFVVEQNCVYLDADGYDQQAIHVWAEDEEGEILAYCRVFDKGIKYEETSLGRVITTQKGRGRSLGKQLIQYAVETIENRYHTSEVRISAQDYLLKFYGDFGFEDTGKKYLEDDIPHTEMIRK, via the coding sequence ATGAGTAATATTATCTGGAAAATTAAAACGTTTGAGGAATTTACAGTTCCTGAATTATATAATCTTCTTAAAGCTCGCAGCGAAGTATTTGTAGTAGAGCAAAACTGTGTTTATCTAGATGCCGACGGCTATGATCAGCAGGCGATCCATGTATGGGCAGAAGATGAAGAAGGTGAAATTTTAGCATACTGCCGAGTTTTTGATAAAGGGATTAAATATGAAGAAACTTCATTAGGTCGCGTTATAACCACGCAAAAAGGAAGAGGAAGAAGCTTGGGTAAGCAGCTTATACAGTATGCTGTTGAAACAATAGAAAACCGTTATCATACTTCTGAGGTCAGAATTTCTGCACAGGATTATTTATTAAAATTCTACGGAGATTTTGGTTTTGAAGATACCGGAAAAAAATATTTGGAAGACGACATTCCGCACACGGAAATGATCAGAAAATAA